The nucleotide window atatatataattatatttatatatataaaaacatatataaatatatatataaatatatatttatatataaatatatatatatatatatatatatatatatatatataaatatagatgtatatatatataaatatatataaatatatatttatatatataaatgtatatatatatataaatatagatatatatatatatatatatataaatatatataaatgtatatataaatatatatatataaatatatatatatatatataaatatatatatatatatataaatatatatatatataaatatacatatataaatatatgtatatatatatatatataaattcatgcatatatatatataaatatataaatatatatataaatataaatatatatatatataaatatatatatataaatatatataaaaatatatatatatatatatatatatatatatatttgtatatatatgcatatatatatgtatatataacaatatatagatgtatatatatataaatatatatatatatatatatatatagatagatatatgtatatatataaatacatatatatttatatttatatatatatttatatatatgtatatatatatatatatatatatatttacatatatatatatatatatatatatatatattcatatatacatatatatatatatatctatatatatatatatatatatatatatatatatatatatatgcatactctatTTAGTACGGTTAATTCTACACTACTTAAAAGCATCAAATTAAATTCTCATGCCGTCGGACTCTTTGTAAGTAATACTATATCAAAACTAACTTATAAGTTAGACTTACTTAAGACTTATCGAATTTTTATTATCAAACTGccattatatattgatattattggtacaaaaatatttctatatttttatctaaCTGTtcatcagtatatgtatatatgtgtatatttctttTTCGATTAATGTTAGAATATATGTTAttttacgtgtacatatatatatatatatatatatatatatatatatatatatatatatatatatatgctatatatacgtatatatatatatatatatatatatatatatatatatatatatatatatatctacatctattatgtatatatacagtatattttgcatacatatgtatatgtaaatactgtatatgtgtatgtgtataatatacagtatacatgagtGTACGTATGTATTTCTGAGTTGGGATAGCTTAACGTAGtaaaatggtttgcgtatcgctcTGATCAGTCAAGCCCACCCGTACTATTTTGGCttattgtgagcgatcagactaaagtctcccaccatcaccaatcagcagtggccagcgtggcgatgaaaactgcccaaaccccagacatgagtaaggacatgtctgaggcctttgtccggcagaaAATGACATAATGAAGAATTTCCTTTATAGTCAAATATATTGGTATCCTATCTGTAGAAATCTCTCATTGACAGATATACTTCTTACAAGATATATTTTTCATctaaaaacatttagataaatagtaaaaatttcaattgtaaatacactatattcaaaatagaagaaaatatttttgtaaatatattataatgtacatatgttatagattgtaagattataaatgtttatttcataaaagataaaaaaaaatatatgttataaaatgtaagattgtaaatgtgtatttcataaaagaaaaataatatatgttaCAAAGTGTAGaatttgtaaatgtgtatttcataaaagatgaaaaaaaatatatgttatgaaTTGTGAGATTGCAAATCTGTAtttcataaaagataaaagaaaaaaaatacacgaaaGTGCTTGAAGACCTTGAAGGGAAGAACGTTATAGCCTCCTTTGTTGTGTTATTTAGAATGTTATTCATTACAAAGACCATAATCATCATCTCCAAAGGCGTTGCATCGTTTTGTCGTCCGATTATCGTCGCTAAAATTACCACATTTATCATCATTACTAATTTTCCATaatatacactgttaaagatttgtcgTAAAAAACACTAACAAacttggaataaatgttgatatacatttacagttttaaaaacagatatattgccgTAAATGATTGGTATCATGGTCTCAAAtctgtaaaagatgataacaaagtttgGTAAAGTTACGGTCgattgtaatttactgaaatacggctgagaacaatatatttttactgaaaatttccgattaaaatcacggttatttttaacagtgtaggatccATTTATGCTGACTAAATTGTGTTCATTAATCATAGCTTATTATTCTAACGTAATCTGTCATGAATTGTAAATCCTTTTATGAATTGtataattattttgaatttcaatttcatttatttggaaattaatatatctttattatttcaacatttaaatatttcttttatattgattTTCCTTAATTATCTACGAATAACTCAGTGTAGGttataatgaataaaaacattCAAGTTGTAGCACAAATGAAGCttacatactttatatattgaATCTGTAGCAAGTAGGTCTGCCCAGCTAAATCCTCAAGCACTGACGTCACTTTCTGGAGTAATTAAATTTTACTTCTATCTCGAACAATGGAGGAATTAGATGAATAAAATCTCGATAATGAAGAAACAATAAAAGATTTAAtataaaggactctctctctctctctctctctctctctctctctctctctctctctctctctctctctcaaagaggagGAGGTGTTGCCTGTACGAGGTCACTATCCTCAAGCACTTTTACTTGACCCTAGCAAACGGTTTTAACCCATTTACAAATAGGTGGTAAGCCAGAAGTAACCCACAAACGTAGCAAACGTTAGCCTGAGGGCTAAATCACTCGGTCAAGGTGCCTATTTGGCTAAATGTACGTTTTTAAGGTGGGTTGCGCGGTTGCTGCATcccatatataatttcatatttgtgcgtatacctgtatatatacacacataccgcatacataaacacacacaaacacacacatatataggctatatacatatatgtatatgctgtatataaatttatatttacatataatttggTATAtagaagtgtatatttatataattatatatatatatatatatatatatatatatatatatatatatatatatacagtatatatatttatatatgacacatatatatatatacatatgtatatatactgtatatatatttatatatgatatatatatatatatgtgtgtgtgtgtgtgtctatgtatatatatatatatatatatatatatatatgtgtgtgtgtgtgtgtgtgtatgtgtgtgtgtgtgtgtgtaattttttagAGATTTTTCAATAGCTATGAAATACTTAACACATACCTCTTGGTCATACGACCTTGCTAATGAGGCTGTTTGGAGGTTTGAAGTTATTCTTATCTTGagtcttttacatttttatttggaATAtgctattttatttgtatattctaatccaattgtttttattgtttttatttttcattcatatttgtttttattgactagtaaccatttatttgtttttattcgatatttcttcattcatctatcatttaattaattagatttatttgatttatttttttattggccAAAAATGTAAGTAGCCTAAAAAATATGCTCGAAATTGCCTACTAACTTCCTtgcgagcaagagagagagagagagagagagagagagagagagagagagagagagagagagagagagagagagagaattgaactaGTAATGCAATAATCACTAAGATCTGAGGCCAATTTCTACAACTTTTAATTTCAAGCTAAAGAGATTACAAAAATTGAGAATTTTTGCATTTCTGCACGATGACATTATCATATAGCAACTTGAATGAAACTTTAAAttacaacagatatatatatatgtatatatatatatatatatatatatatatatatgtatatatgtatatatatacacatgtatatatagtatatatgtatataaatacatatatatctatctatctatatatatatatatatatagatagatatatatatatatatatatatatatatatatatatatgtatatacatatatatatacatatatatgtatatatatacatatatactatatatatgtatatatatatagatagatagatagatagatagatagatatgtatttatatacatatatactatatatacagtatgtgtatatatatatatatatatatatactgtatatatatgtatatgtatatatatatatatatatatatatatatatatatatatagatagatagatagatagataggcagataaaTAACCCAACGTGTATATGAGATTGGAGAGGTCAATATTTTggattttgttgttgttctttagaGCCACACCCTATTTTgaaattgttttatatttacatatatatatatatatatatatatatatatatatatacacatatatatatatatatgtatttatatatatgtatagcatatatatactgtatatatagactctctctctctctctctctctctctctctctctctctctctctctctctctctctctctatgtatatatatatatatatatatatatagctatatatttgtatataaatatatatatatatatatatatatatatatatatatatactgtatatatagacactctctctctctctctctgtatacacatatagtctatatgatatatatatatatatatatatatatatatagagagagagagagagagagagagagagagagagagagtctatgtacagtatatatatatatatatatatatatatatatatatatatatacacacatatatacacatatatatacggcaggctatatatataaatatatatatatagtctatatatatatatgtatgtatatatatatatatatatatatatatgtatatatatatatatatatacagtatatatatatagtctttatataccatatatgcagtgtatatatatatatatatatatgcgatatatatatatatatatatatatatatatatatatatatacagtatatatatatatatatatatatatatatatatatatatagtatagtccatatatgtatcgtatatatatgctatatatacatgtatatatagtctatatatgcattatatatatatagtctatatatgcattatatatatatatatatatatatatatatatatatacacacacacatatatatatatatatatatatatatatatatatatatatatatatatatatataatgttatcatcatcagctgttactatagGTGACTGAAGAAGGAAGGCCTAAGACATATCCATCCACTTTCGTCTGTTcacggtctttctgtgccaatccacaccagcaaactttttaGATCTTCAATCCATTCATACATACTGCACATTACACAAACTGTGCCTGCATGTGTAAACTAATTTTCTAATTCCATTTCCATCCTTTCAGCAGCTTGTCTCTATCTTGCTGACCTTCGCGGCCTATGCCGCAGCATCTGACGAAGGGGATCCGCCGAAGGGCAGTCACGCAGGAGAACCGGGTCTTATTCACTTTCCCCTGGCGTCGTCTCACGGTGCCCGAGACGTCCGTCCGTCTTTTGGCTTTCGGGGAAGAAGAGGTTACAACATAACTAGGCCAGACGGGCGTTCGCTGTTCTCGGATTTGGCGGTAAGCagtccagttgttattattattattattattattattattattattattattattattattattattacaagccaagctactgTTTTGGCGGTTAAcaatccagttattattattattataattattattattattattattattattattattattattattattattattattattagttattggttattatagttattattattagtatttttatcatttttattattattattattattattattattattattagccaagctacaactctaaatGGAAAAGCCCAagcgcttcaacagggaaaaatagcacagtgatgaaagaaaacaaggaaataaaagaacttgcaagagaagttataaacaatcaaaatgaaatattctaagaacagtaataacattaaattatatccttcacatataaacaataaaaacttaaaaaaaaaacaggagagagagataaataagatagaacagcttgtccaagtgtaccctcaagcaagagaactctagtttcTACTTAAATTTGGTTTATCTTTCTTGTCTTTCTTTTATCtcggtttttatttttgttattcttgatCTCTCTTTTTTTGTTGCTTGGatgataaaaattttcttttagtaTGATAGGGTTGTTGGTAGGTTATAATTGAGGAAGCAAGAAGTTAAATATCATATGAACCATATTTACATCATTAACTCTATATGATAAGGattatgtatatctacatacattttAGTTAAGCATGATCATAGTTATAATTTAATGAAAGCTTAATTTAAGTTATAATTTCCCTACCATTTCCAGTAAAAATCATTGAAATCGGATTtaagaatgaatgaaaaatcttTCATTTCTAAATGGGCTTTGAATCATTAGGTTTTCCAAAAAAGGGAAACTTTTTCCGTATTAAAATGTTTAAAGCATTGAACTTAAGGTGTCAAGGTGAAAGTTCACTTTCCATATGAAAAGAGAGTAACTTAATTTTCAATTTCGAGATCAAGATTTTTAGCTTTTAAAAGTATCCAGtgttaaaaagaaaactattgGTTGATAGTTCATCGTGGCTGGAAAGTTATTCAAAAGTATTAAGTGGATTTGTTGTAAAGAATTTACTGTAACATTTATATTAGCACACTGACATATAGATTTCAAAATCAGTTCTTCATTTCCAGTAACGAACTAACAGCGACTGATAGAATATTCCCTATCCAGGTAAATGTAAAAATATCTCAAATATAATCATTGCCAATGAATCCTTTTCCAATCCTCAGGAAGAATTTCCCTACAGCTACGAATATAACGTCAAGGACGACTATGAAGGAGCACACTTTGGCCATAAAGAATCAGGAGAGGGCAGCAATACGAACGGACAATATTTCGTCCGTCTCCCAGACGGCCGTGTCCAAACTGTGACGTACTACACTGACAAAGAGGGTTTCCACTCTGATGTAGTCTACGCTGGAGATGTTACCCCGCCTTCAGGTGGCAGATATAAGGCCCCTCCTGCAGTTTACAGAGAACGCGAAGAGGCTAGGCCTAAAGCATCTCCCGCGAGCTCGGCACCCTCTACTTATAAATCACCTGATGAAGTTAGGCCTGAGGCTCCTCCCGCCATACCCGCGACTCCTTACCAAGGACCAGGATTAAGGATACCCTACTTGCCTGATACTACATTTTCTAAGGGACCCCGAGGGCCAGCGCCTGGGAAAGGCTTGGTAACCGTGCCAGCAACGGGCCCTTCCTATGTTCCTTCCATTCCAGGTTTAGCTCTCTACGCATCAGTTAGACCGTATGTTAGGTCACCGCCGGTAAATTACCTACTTGGTACCTCTGGATACCAATCATCAGAAGTGGAATCCTTTGATCCTGACAGTATATACACAGAGCCAAGTAGCTCAGAAGAACGTGGAGACTCCTCCGAAGAAGCAACGCGTCCAAGGGGGTCTTCCGCAGGGTATGCAGGAGCTACCAGTTCCAACAGAGGAACAGCAGAACGGCTTACCACATCTGGGTTAACTCTCGAGATAATAAATCCTCATACTAACAAGACTATTCTTATAAACTTGGACGACCTTGATAAACCAGTTGATCCTACGAAACTAAAGCACAAGTCAGAAGCTCACCACGATGATGAAGGGGACGTCCCAGTGCCAGGCTTCGACATTTCCGGAACGCTTTACCGCAACGCTGTTGACGGAGAGGATTTTAAAGGTAAACCAAAGAGAGGTTCACACTCTCAAATATAAGAAGAAACACTTATACAAGTCTCAATGTTACACGAAAGGAATTAAAAGGTTTTGTATTCTAATGATCTTCTTTAGGAGAACTGagtgtttgttaataaatatttgtttaaagaATACAGTTTCTCAGTTTACCCTCCATTTTAGAGGATTGTGATGTACCTTTGGATACATTCCTTAAGGTATGTCGTAAAGCTAGAAGCTGGGAAGAACTAACGACTTCTTCttatgtaaggaaatatatattttaactttttttctaaaatttcgtCGAGATAAGGCCAATGTATTTGGAAGATTAAGCATCGGTTTAGTCCATTTTATCGAATATCAATACACAGCTATGTATTATAGATCATGCATAATCTGCAATATATAAATGCCCTTTTCTTTTTGTGACCTCTCCCATTTCAGCTGTACCACAGGAAACATCGAACAAACCAAAGTTACATACAATTGAGGACCCACCTGTAAAAGGATTTGACTCTCCATtcaaaaatttgctgtaaaaaacggtatagatcctggaataaatgttgccaggcatttaccgttttaaaaactgattcaCTGATATAAAGGAGCGATATTACTGTCACCCAaccgtaaaagttaataacaaattATAGTaagaattacggtcgcttgtattttactgaaatacggctgagaacagtatatttttacggagaatttcccattaagatTACGGTCTTTTATCAGTGTGTATCCTCTTCTATTAGTGGGAACAgatgtacagtaggacacagagGAATTCCTGATATGATTCGCTCCGAGGTAATggaccctgtcacaccattactgtgggacgagtaaccaaacagatcacTGTGAGGACAGAAGGCAgaggtggtgggaggggctaaatgcaggaattagctgtgcagtaagggtgtgacagggtgcccttcCTCAAAATGAGATGTGCCATGAAtttatgtatccaactgtacctttgCCTAAATTCATAACTTAAGGACTGCCTTTTATCTCATGATGTCATAGGACATTGCATAGAATTTACTTTAATCCCTTAGCAGATGGTCCTAAACTACTGTGATGTCTTCAAATATATAGATGCTGTCCTTAATTCTATATTTAAACCTCCTAATATATTTCTTATGGGTGTTTTACTTAACTTCTCTTTGCTAACCGGGAAATAATTCCAAAGTTGAAATTGAACTCAACATTGGTCGTATGATTTAAGGCGATGCTCCCAAGAACTTTCTGAACTTTATGACAGCTAGTTCCTTCCACTTTATCGTCCTTGTTGGGTAAGTCACGTTTCGCAATCCCACACATCCAGTGGAGAAGGGAGAAACTCGAGAGTCAATCTAGTTAATCTATCTTCCATGCCAATTACTTCAAGAATTTGGAATTCCCTTCTTTCCTCTGTAATTCATAGATCATCTTACAGGTGAAGTTCATTGATACACTAATTACTGCAAGGGACAGGTATGATTCGGATAGCCTTGACCTTCTTAAGTGTCTTCACTACACagagagaaaatatttaaaaaataacattaagattataaaaattctcattattgaaattatcaacattattccaattagtattattattgatattagcataaatatttattattattattattattattattattattattattattattattattattattatcattattattattattataaactttgtatttcaaaaaatttattttaatcctttttataataaatacatttgtGTACTAAATGCTTCTAAAGAAAGAATGGATTATTTTGGTGTGATTgtcacaaaaaaaataatatttacacacacacacacacagagagagagagagagagagagagagagagagagagagagagagagagagagagagagagagagagagagagagtttcgtgtTGCAAGCCAAGCAAAAATGGAGATAGAAGTAAGATTAGCCCGGTAGTGAcatgtcaaggagagagagagagagagagagagagagagagagagagagagagagagatttctaaggaATAACAAGTAAAGCAAAGACAGACAGGAGACAgtgaaatatacacatacatatatgaaaatatattagaaatacagAAAACGAAATAATTTACAACCCTTTTCCAAAGAGTTTCATTAGACGTAACCATAAAAATAAAGACGAACATTAGAACTAAAAAAACGAGGTTGAAGAAATAACTAAATAACTTTAAACTAGAGCAATAACGTCTTGACTAACCACATAGTTAAAATATACTTTTACTCTTCCGTTCCCCTGACCAGAAGAGCCTGGTGACGTCACACGTGCGGCTTAGGTAATGGCTGTTGTGAGGTAGGTAGAACACGCCTTCTCTTAATGAGCCTTTTTAACTAGACCGAAATACGGCCTTGAATTGTCTATGTTTATGCAGGCCAGAGGCTTGGAAGGCTGAGCTAGCATGGAACCTTCTCCatttattcagtgtgtgtgtgtgtatatatatatatatatatatatatatatatatatatatatatatatatatatatatatatacagtatatatatatatatatatatatatatatatatatatatatatatatatatatatatatatatatatatatatatgtatatatataaatgcacaattcatgtctgtggtttggtcatTTTCTATCCCCACGCTGGCCAGAGCCTATTGCTGTTGGTGGGAGATTTACGTCTGAACGTTCACAGCAagtcaacatagtatgggtggtcttgactagtatacttggctgatcatgacgatactcaAACATTTTCGCCACGTTAAGATATACACACtgagaaaggattatatatatatatatatatatatatatatatatatatatatatatatatatatatatatatatatatatatatatttatatatatatatatatatgaaaatattcttaattcACTATGGAATTTAATTTTTAAAGTATCTATTTAAAGAGTTATCTTTGCCACGTGTAgatattaaattacatattttaaaggATATTACGCTTAACCCACTTACTAAGGATAAACACAAGGGGAACCTGAAGGGATGATATGCAGTGCGCATGCGTATGATAAGTTCACTGGATCTCTGTTTAAGTAACGGCGTTATATAAAAACACCTATTTAATAAAGCAGCAACAATTAGttaaaataataaatctgaaaatttagattttttttcttttcatagctATGCACCAATCAACAATATAAATAGTAGACTCGTTTTCAATACTTTTCATTGTGCTAGTTTTacttcattgtcttttttttttcaatatggcgttgttgttgttattgtttgtgtgACTTGTACTACGATTATGGATTTCCTGGTGTCACAAGAAGCTATTTTGGCAGCAAAATACATCATTGCAAGTATTGTGAAATGTACTTTACTGAGTACTGACATATCACTCGGAATTTGTGACTATCATTATCGAAACACGTTCTTAAGGAAGAATGGTTCTCGGCTTAGGCTTCAGTCTACTCGTAGGCTACGGCCAGTCTGAAACTGCTTGAGCAATGTGATGCTCACAGGTATGTGCAAGCCTAATTTGAATGTTTATAATGTGGAATAGGTTTTGGTAGATAGCCACGGGACTATATCCGTTGACCAGCTCACCATTGGTTAGCCTACTATAGTCAAGTCCCTCAAAGTGTAG belongs to Palaemon carinicauda isolate YSFRI2023 chromosome 17, ASM3689809v2, whole genome shotgun sequence and includes:
- the LOC137656121 gene encoding uncharacterized protein isoform X3, with translation MRSSELVSILLTFAAYAAASDEGDPPKGSHAGEPGLIHFPLASSHGARDVRPSFGFRGRRGYNITRPDGRSLFSDLAEEFPYSYEYNVKDDYEGAHFGHKESGEGSNTNGQYFVRLPDGRVQTVTYYTDKEGFHSDVVYAGDVTPPSGGRYKAPPAVYREREEARPKASPASSAPSTYKSPDEVRPEAPPAIPATPYQGPGLRIPYLPDTTFSKGPRGPAPGKGLVTVPATGPSYVPSIPGLALYASVRPYVRSPPVNYLLGTSGYQSSEVESFDPDSIYTEPSSSEERGDSSEEATRPRGSSAGYAGATSSNRGTAERLTTSGLTLEIINPHTNKTILINLDDLDKPVDPTKLKHKSEAHHDDEGDVPVPGFDISGTLYRNAVDGEDFKGKPKRGSHSQI
- the LOC137656121 gene encoding uncharacterized protein isoform X1; the protein is MLVNELKNGAMVYMEQLVSILLTFAAYAAASDEGDPPKGSHAGEPGLIHFPLASSHGARDVRPSFGFRGRRGYNITRPDGRSLFSDLAEEFPYSYEYNVKDDYEGAHFGHKESGEGSNTNGQYFVRLPDGRVQTVTYYTDKEGFHSDVVYAGDVTPPSGGRYKAPPAVYREREEARPKASPASSAPSTYKSPDEVRPEAPPAIPATPYQGPGLRIPYLPDTTFSKGPRGPAPGKGLVTVPATGPSYVPSIPGLALYASVRPYVRSPPVNYLLGTSGYQSSEVESFDPDSIYTEPSSSEERGDSSEEATRPRGSSAGYAGATSSNRGTAERLTTSGLTLEIINPHTNKTILINLDDLDKPVDPTKLKHKSEAHHDDEGDVPVPGFDISGTLYRNAVDGEDFKGKPKRGSHSQI
- the LOC137656121 gene encoding uncharacterized protein isoform X2, whose protein sequence is MRSSEQLVSILLTFAAYAAASDEGDPPKGSHAGEPGLIHFPLASSHGARDVRPSFGFRGRRGYNITRPDGRSLFSDLAEEFPYSYEYNVKDDYEGAHFGHKESGEGSNTNGQYFVRLPDGRVQTVTYYTDKEGFHSDVVYAGDVTPPSGGRYKAPPAVYREREEARPKASPASSAPSTYKSPDEVRPEAPPAIPATPYQGPGLRIPYLPDTTFSKGPRGPAPGKGLVTVPATGPSYVPSIPGLALYASVRPYVRSPPVNYLLGTSGYQSSEVESFDPDSIYTEPSSSEERGDSSEEATRPRGSSAGYAGATSSNRGTAERLTTSGLTLEIINPHTNKTILINLDDLDKPVDPTKLKHKSEAHHDDEGDVPVPGFDISGTLYRNAVDGEDFKGKPKRGSHSQI